TCTGGGGGTGGTACCCGCCGTCCAGGCCGCTACGGACCCCGTCGCCGACGCAATTCGCGCGCAACTTGATAGGCGTGCGCACCCGCGCGCGGACTGGATTCTGGACTGGTCGCAGCTGCGGAAATTCTATGAGGCGCGGGATTGGCGACCGGCGTGGAGCGGAGACAAGAATGCCACCGGTCGTGCCCGGATCCTGCTCAGGGCCCTGCGTACCGCCGACCGCGAAGGACTTGATCCGAAAACGTATCACCCCGCGACGATTCACGAGTATCGCTCCCGTGAGGACGCGGCCTCCCGCGCGACTCTGGATATCCTTTTGACCGACACCTTCCTCCGCTACAGCGAGGATGTGCGTGTCGGCCGGTTCAAGCCGGGCGAGGTGGATCCGGATTGGCACATTTCCCCGCCTCCCAACGGTGTCCCGTTCTACTGGATGAACCTGGAGCCCTCCAAGTTCGACGCCTTCGTGCAGAACCTGCCGCCACCCCAGCCCGGCTACCAGAAACTGCGCACGGCCCTGGCCCGCTATCGCAAGCTGGAACGCGACGGCGGCTGGCCGCCGCTTTCGGCCGGACCGGCCCTGAAAACCGGAGTTCGTAGCCCGCAAGTGGGCCGTTTGCGGATTCGGCTCATGGCAGAAGGTGATCTCGGAGCCGGGAGCGTGGACGATGCAAACCTGTTCGACGCGAGGGTGCGTGATGCGGTAGAGCGATTCCAGAAACGCTATGGTCTGAAGGCAGACGGCGTGGTCGGGTCCGGCACGCGCGAGGCCATGAATGTACCGCTGGCGGCACGGATCGAACAGATTCGCCTGAACATGGACCGGTGGCGGTGGCTGCCGCGGCATCTCGGCGATCGATATATCATGGTGAATACCGCGGGGTACGAGTTGACGGTCATTGAAAACGACAAGGACGTGCTGTCCATGCGTGTCATCACCGGCCAGAAGGACTGGACGACTCCGGTAATCACCGGCGATCTCGTTTCCGTCCAGTTCAACCCGTACTGGATGGTTCCAAGGAAAATCGCACTGGAAGAACTGGTGCCGAAGCAGTTGCACAATCCAGACTATCTCGCCTCGCAAAAAATTCGGGTGTACGACAACTGGGCCGTGAAGCCTCGGGAGGTCGATCCGTCGCGCATCCGGTGGTCGAAGCTCAGTGAGGACAACTTTCCCTACCAGTTGCGTCAGGATCCGGGACCATGGAATGCCCTCGGGAGAATCAAATTCATCTTCGCCAACAACTTCGCGATCTTTCTGCACGACACGCCACATCGTGGCCTGTTCGAGCAGGAGTCCCGTGCACTGAGCCACGGATGCGTTCGTGTACAACACCCCGTCGAACTCGCCACCTACCTGTTCGGGGAAAAGAACGGCTGGACGCGGGAGCGAATCGAGGAAGTCATCGACTCGGGTGAGACCGAGCTCGCCCGGGTACCCGAGCCGGTGCCCATCTACCTGGTGTACTGGACGGCTTGGGTGAATGGCGGCAATCAGGTGAATTTCCGCGAAGACGTGTACGAACGGGACCAGCGTATGCTGGAAAACGGGGAAAATGGCGAAAAAATGCGATAAAACGGGGGTTGGGTTGAAATCCCCGAACTTAGCGCCAAATTAACTGTCATAAAGAATGAGGGAAAAACCGCTTGCTATACTTTCTGGTGC
This sequence is a window from Acidiferrobacteraceae bacterium. Protein-coding genes within it:
- a CDS encoding L,D-transpeptidase family protein, with product MQQAPEKRYLVQWIFRHAYRMAAVRMGVFAMLLVPGLGVVPAVQAATDPVADAIRAQLDRRAHPRADWILDWSQLRKFYEARDWRPAWSGDKNATGRARILLRALRTADREGLDPKTYHPATIHEYRSREDAASRATLDILLTDTFLRYSEDVRVGRFKPGEVDPDWHISPPPNGVPFYWMNLEPSKFDAFVQNLPPPQPGYQKLRTALARYRKLERDGGWPPLSAGPALKTGVRSPQVGRLRIRLMAEGDLGAGSVDDANLFDARVRDAVERFQKRYGLKADGVVGSGTREAMNVPLAARIEQIRLNMDRWRWLPRHLGDRYIMVNTAGYELTVIENDKDVLSMRVITGQKDWTTPVITGDLVSVQFNPYWMVPRKIALEELVPKQLHNPDYLASQKIRVYDNWAVKPREVDPSRIRWSKLSEDNFPYQLRQDPGPWNALGRIKFIFANNFAIFLHDTPHRGLFEQESRALSHGCVRVQHPVELATYLFGEKNGWTRERIEEVIDSGETELARVPEPVPIYLVYWTAWVNGGNQVNFREDVYERDQRMLENGENGEKMR